The region GGCACGCTTGAGGATATCGCTGTCGACGCGGTAGCGCGCCAGCTCGCGGCTGTCCTGCTCGACGTCATAACCGCCGCCGATGGCCAGCGCCAGCTTCGGCCGCTTGGCCAGCAGCTCGGCCAGCTTCAGCAGCTTCTCGCGCTCCGGCGGGGGGATACGGTCGTCGCCGGCATCGGCGTAGATGTCGTCGAAGCCCTCGCCGCCAAACAACGCGCGGAACGGCGCGGTGACGATCTTGACCACGATGTTGCGGAACGCCTGCCACACCAGGTGGCCGTAGGAGAAGTCCGGCGCATCGAGGCTGCCGGCCACCGGCAGCGACAGGTCGATGCGGCCGTCGCTGTCCTCCAGCAGCGCCACCGCCAGCCGCAGCGGCAGGCGGGTGCCGTCGTAATCGGCGACTTCCTCACCCAACTGGATGTGGTCGATCACCATGCGGTTTTCGCCCTGCAACTGGCGGTTTTTCAGCAGGTAGCGCAGCTCGGTGGTCAGGCTGCCATCGGTGATCTTCCAGCCGGCAAAGGTCATCGAGTACGGGTTGAGGCTGCCCAGCGGGATGTTGCGGAAGTTCAGCGCCATGTCGAGATCGTTGGTCACCGCCAGCGGCGACAGCGCGCCGCGGATGCGCACGTCGCCAAACTGGTCGACACGGCCGTCCATCGTCACCGTGCCGCGTCGCCCCGGACGACTGGACAGGCCGAGCACGGTGCCGGACAGCGAGTGGATGCGGGTGGCAAAGCTGGGGTTGAGGCCGAGGTCGGCAAAGTCCATGCGCGCATTGCGCACGCGGATGGCGCGCACCTCCACCAGCGGCAGCTTGTCGCCGCTATCGCTCTTGGCGGCGGGCGCCGCCTTGGCTGCAGTTTTGGCCGCTGGCTGCGGCTTCATCAGGTGCGCAAAGTTGGGCACCCGCTTTTCATCGAGGATCAGCCGCAGTTGCGGCGACACCAGCCGCACGTCGGCAAGGCTCACCCTGTCCGGCTGCGCCTTGATGCCGCTGACGGCCAGTTGCTGCCAGCCCAGCAGCACCTCGCGCCGCCCCGGCTCGTACAGCGCCAGCCTGTCCAGTTGCGCCTTGCCGTCGGCCTGCCAGCGGCTGCCGGCCAGCGCAAAGCCGAGATCGGCCGACAGCTCGCCGCCGCCAAAGCGCAGCACGGTGTTGTCCAGCGCGTACGGCGCCACCTCGCGCAGCGGCAACCGGCTGGCGCGCAGGCGGCCGCGGATGTCCTGCAGGTTGGCCGCAGCCTTGGCCTCCAGCTGCAGCTTGCCCTGACCCAGCGCCGCCGCCAGTTGCACGGCAAAGCCCTGCTGCGGATCACCGCTGACGCTGGCGCCGACATCCTGCAGCGCCACGCTCACCGGCTGGCCGGTGCCGGCATCGCGCCAGCTGAGCGCGGACTGCGCCAGCGTCAGCTTCGGGTAACGGATCTGCCACGCCGGGGAATCCGGCGGGGTGCTTGCTGCTACCGGCGCGGCAGGGGTGGCGGTCGCCTGCTGGCGCAGCGCCTCGGCGATATCCAGCTTGCCGTCCTTGCCGCGGTTCAGCGCCAGCTGCAGGCCCTGCAGCGTGACGTCGCCCGGCGTGATGCTTCGCTTACCCAGATCCAGCTCGCTGCTGGCCAGCTGCAGGCCGGTCAGGGTGGCGAACGGCGGCCGGTCGCCACTGGCGGCCGCCAGCTGCGACAGCGCCAGCGTGGCGTTGCCGACCTTGACGCCACCGTCCGCCGTCATCGCCACGGCCGCCTGCAGGCTGTCCAGCTTCAGGCTGGCGGACAGCGGCGTGACAAAGCCCTGGTGGGTGGCGCGCAGCTGCCAGTTGTCGATGCGGATGGCCGGCAGGCTCACCGTCCAGCCCGGTTCCGGCTTGGCTGGAACTGGCTTGGCCGTCGTGGCGGTTTTCACGCTGGCCGCCGCAGCCGGTGCGGGAGGCAAGGCCGCCAGCCAGTCCGGCTGCCCCTGACGGTCGAGCACGGTGTCCAGCTCGCCGCCGGCGAGGCTGAGCCTGGCCAGCGTCAGCCGCCGGCTGGCGAGGTCGAACTCACCGCCGCTGAGCGCCAGCTGGCCGAGCTTGAAGCTGCTGCCGCTGCCCGGCGCAGTCACCGCCAGCGCCGCGAGGTTGGCCGCAACGCCCTTGGCCGACAGCCGCACCGTCTTGCCGGCCAGATCGAAATGGTACGGCAGGCTGACACTCAGCTTGCCCTGCGGCGGCGCCAGCCTGAGATACGGCTGCACGTACGGCCACACGCTGCCAAGGGTAAAGCCGGACACCTTCAGTACCCCGTCCGACTGCAAGGGCTGCAACAGCAGGCTGCCCTGCCAGTCCAGCCGGGTGCCGTCGTCCAGTTCGGCGGCGAGGCGGTAGCGGCCTTGGTTATTGGGCAGCGTGGACAGGTTTTTCAGCTGGAAGTCCAGCGGCAGCACCTGGCGCTGCACGTCGCCGCCCAGCTGGTCGTGCAGCAACAGCTGGCCCTTGTTCAGCGCCAGCTGTGTCAGCAGCAGCTTGGGCGGCTCGCTGGCCTCCTCGTCCGGCGCCGTGTCCGGGCCGGCGGCGTCGCGCAGCAGGCGCGTCCAGTTCCATTCGCCCTGCGCATTGCGCGCCGCCCACAGTCGCGGCGTGTCCAGCGTCAGCTCCGCCAACTCGAAGCGGCCAAGCAGCAAGGGCAGCGCCTCGGCATCGACATTCAAGCGTGCGGCGCTGAACAGCGGCGTGCCGTCGCGGTCGTTCAGGCGCAAGTCGTGCACGGTCAGCCGCCACGCCCACGGCGCGAACTCCACTTTGCCCAGCGTCAACTTGCGGCCAACCTTTTGCGCCCAGTTGCCGGCGGCGTAGTCCACCGCTTTGGGCACCCCGGCCCACAGTCCGCCCAGCAGCACGGCCACTGCGGTCGCGCTCCACAACAGACGACGGGGCCAGCGGGCGGGCGTGGCGACAGGTTTGGCAGCGGCTTCACTCATCATTAAACAGTCCGGCAAAAATAGGCAGCCTTCGTCCACAGGTAGCGCGGCCCCGGCTGTGGGCTTTATTCCACAACCGGCCAGCAGCAAGGCGGACAAAGGTTGCGGTCGCGCCGCGCCGCTCATAGCATGGCGAAGCGTGACCATAATTTTAAACACCGCAGTCCAGACTGCGGCTTTCATTAAGCATTCTATACCCTGAAGAGGAACGCATTTTGATTGATCTCGCCTGGCCGTGCCATGCACGCCAGCCGCTGCTGCGGCAACCCTGCGACCTGCGCCTCGATGCCGCGCAGGCTTTCCTGACGCTGGCGCGCCGCCGCGACGCGCTGCTCAACCACGAACGCCGCAGCACCAGCTCCGGCGCCCACACCTGATCGCCATAGGACTACCCGATGAACGACGCGCAGAAAATCCAGCAATGGCTGGACGAAAACCGGATTACCGAAGTTGAATGCCTGATCCCGGACATGACCGGGCTGGCGCGCGGCAAGATCGTGCCGCGCCACAAGTACAACCCCGCCGAGGGCCTGCGCCTGCCGGAAGCCGTACTGTCGATGACCGTCACCGGCGACTTTCCCGAGCAGGACTTCACCTCCGTCGCCGACCCCGACATGCGCCTGATCCCGGACGCCAGCACCGTGCGCCCGGTCCCGTGGGCGAAAGAACCGACCGCGCAGATCATCCACGACTGCGTCAATTTCGACGGTAGCGACGCCGACCTCGCGCCGCGCAACGTGCTCAAGCGCATCCTCAAGCTGTACCAGCAGGACGGCCTGTCCGCCATCGTCGCCCCGGAAATGGAGTTCTACCTGGTGCAGGTCGAACCCGACGAAGACATCCCGCTGAAACCGCCGGTTGGCCGCACCAAGCGCACCGAGGCCGGGATGCAGAGCTTTTCCATCGACGCGGTCAACGAATACGACAATATCTTCGACGAGATCTACGACTGGTGCGAGGCGCAGGGGCTGGCGCTGGACACGCTGATCCACGAGATGGGCACCGCGCAGATGGAGATCAACCTTGATCACGGCGATCCGCTGCAGCTGGCCGACCAGGTGTTCCTGTTCAAGCGCACCGTGCGCGAGGTTGCGATCCGCAACAATATGTACGCCACCTTCATGGCCAAGCCGATGCAGGGCCAGCCGGGCAGCGCGATGCACATCCACCAGAGCGTGGTCGATGCCGACGGCAACAACATCTTCAGCAACGCCGACGGCAGCCCGTCCGACGCCTTCCTCCACTTCATCGGCGGGCTGCAGACCTACCTGCCGGCGGCGATGCCGTTCTTCGCGCCGTACGTGAACAGCTACCGCCGCCTGTCGCGCTTCACCTCGGCGCCGATCAACCTGAGTTGGGGCTTTGATAACCGCACCTGCGGCCTGCGCGTGCCGCACTCCGGGCCGGAGGCGCGGCGGGTGGAAAACCGCCTCGCCGGCGTCGACGTCAACCCGTATCTGGCGATCGCCGCCAGCCTCGCCTGCGGCTATCTCGGCATGCAACAGCGCATCCAGCCGAGCGCGCCGCTGACCGGCAGCGCCTACGAGCAGCCACACCAGCTGCCGCGCCACCTGGACGACGCCATCGACATGCTGCTCAAGTGCCAGCCGCTGGCGGAGCTGTTCGGCGACCACTTCATCCAGACCTACAGCGCGATCAAGGAAGCCGAGTATCGCGAGTACTTCGACGTGATCAGTCCGTGGGAGCGGCGCTTCCTGCTGCTGCACGTGTAAGCGGCAGCGCCGTTGCGGCTTGCGGCCAACCTTGTGTACAAGGTTGGCCGCAACGCTTTGTCGCCGGCGCCGGCTGCGCTATGCTGCGCAGCCATTGTAAGGAGAGCAGCATGGCGCAACGCTGGGACATTTTCTGCACCGTGATCGACAACTACGGCGACATCGGCGTCACCTGGCGCCTGGCGCGGCAGCTGGCGCACGAGTACGGCTTCGCGGTGCGCCTGTGGGTGGACGATCTGGCCAGCTTTGCCCGCATCGCCCCCGGCCTGCAGCCGGCGCTGGCGCAGCAGCAGCTGGACGGTGTCAGCATCTGCCACTGGCCGGCGCAGGACTTTCCCGCCACCGACGCCGCCGACGTGGTGATCGAGGCCTTCGGCTGCCCGCTGCCGGACAGCTATCTGGCCGCCATGGTCGACCGGACGCGCAAGCCGGTGTGGATCAATCTGGAATACCTGTCGGCGGAAGACTGGGTCGCCGGCTGCCACGGCCTGGCCTCGCCGCATCCGCAACTGCCGCTGACCAAGCACTTCTTCTTTCCCGGCTTTGGCGACGATACCGGCGGCCTGCTGTGCGAACGGGCACTGCCGGCGCAGCGCGACGCGTGGCAGGCCGACGCGGCGAGGCAGGACGCCTACTGGCAAAGCCTGGGCGTGCCGCCGCGCCGCGCCGGCGAGCTGCGCGTCAGCCTGTTCTGTTACGAATCCGCCGCCGCGCAGCAGTGGCTGGCCAGCTGCGCCGCCGGCAGCCAGCCGCTGCGGCTGCTGGTGCCGCAGGGCAAGGTGTTGCCGGATGTCGCCGCCGCGTTCGGCCTCGCACAGCTGCCACAGGCCGGCGACGTGCTGCAGCGCGGTGCGCTGACGCTGCACGTGCTGCCGCTGACCGATCAGCACGGCTACGACCGGCTGCTGTGGTCGTGCGATATCAACATCGTGCGCGGCGAGGACAGCTTCGTGCGCGCGCAGTGGGCGGCGCGGCCGTTCCTGTGGCACATCTACCGCCAAGATGAGGACGCGCATCTGGTCAAGCTGGAGGCTTTTTTACAACGCTACACCGCCGCGCTGTCGCCGGCCGCGCGCCAACAGATCCACGCGCTGTGGCAAGGCTGGAACCGCGAACAGGACATCGGCCAGGTCTGGCAAACGCTGCCGGCGGTACTGGCGGAATGGCAACGCTACGCCCGCAGCTGGCCACAAATGCAACTGCGTCACGGCGACCTCGCCACACGACTGGTGCAGTTCACCGAAAAGCAGCTACAATAACCGGTTTCCAAGGGAATCGTTTTCCGATTCCGATTCAAGACTTTAGGACTTAAACGCATGAAAACCGCTCAGGAACTCCGCGCAGGTAACGTATTCATGGTCGGCGGCGAGCCGATGGTTGTACAAAAAGCTGAATTCAGCAAATCCGGCCGTAACGCTTCGGTCGTGAAAATGAAGATGAAAAACCTGCTGACGGGTGCGGGTTCCGAAGCGGTTTACCGTGCCGACGACAAGTTCGACGTGGTGGTACTGGATCGCAAGGACTGCCAGTACTCCTACTTCGCTGACCCGATGTACGTGTTCATGGACGCCGAGTTCAACCAGTACGAAGTCGAAGCCGACAACCTGGGCGACACCCTGAACTACATCGTTGACGGCATGGAAGACGAATGCCAGGTCACCTTCTACGACGGCAAGGCCATCTCCGTAGAACTGCCGACCACCGTGGTTCGTGAAGTGGAATACACCGAGCCAGCCGTCCGTGGCGACACTTCCGGCAAGGTACTGAAGCCGGCACGCCTGGTAGGCACCACCTTCGAAGTGCAGGTTCCGGCTTTCGTCAACACCGGCGAAAAGATCGAAATCGATACCCGCACCAACGAATTCAAGAAGCGCGCCTGATTCCCCGGCCCGCAGCAAGCAAAAGACCACCGCACGCGGTGGTCTTTTCTTTTGCCGGCAACGCTCAGAACTGCAACTGCTTGCAGCGCGGACAGCGCATCATCATGCCGGCGATGGTGCGCACTTCGGTCAGGCCGCGTCCGGAACAGCGCGAACAGACCCGGTCGCGGCCGGGGGTATCGATCAGCTCCGGCTGACGGATACCCCAGCTTTTCGGGGTAATCAGGCGGCGAC is a window of Vogesella indigofera DNA encoding:
- a CDS encoding DUF748 domain-containing protein, giving the protein MMSEAAAKPVATPARWPRRLLWSATAVAVLLGGLWAGVPKAVDYAAGNWAQKVGRKLTLGKVEFAPWAWRLTVHDLRLNDRDGTPLFSAARLNVDAEALPLLLGRFELAELTLDTPRLWAARNAQGEWNWTRLLRDAAGPDTAPDEEASEPPKLLLTQLALNKGQLLLHDQLGGDVQRQVLPLDFQLKNLSTLPNNQGRYRLAAELDDGTRLDWQGSLLLQPLQSDGVLKVSGFTLGSVWPYVQPYLRLAPPQGKLSVSLPYHFDLAGKTVRLSAKGVAANLAALAVTAPGSGSSFKLGQLALSGGEFDLASRRLTLARLSLAGGELDTVLDRQGQPDWLAALPPAPAAAASVKTATTAKPVPAKPEPGWTVSLPAIRIDNWQLRATHQGFVTPLSASLKLDSLQAAVAMTADGGVKVGNATLALSQLAAASGDRPPFATLTGLQLASSELDLGKRSITPGDVTLQGLQLALNRGKDGKLDIAEALRQQATATPAAPVAASTPPDSPAWQIRYPKLTLAQSALSWRDAGTGQPVSVALQDVGASVSGDPQQGFAVQLAAALGQGKLQLEAKAAANLQDIRGRLRASRLPLREVAPYALDNTVLRFGGGELSADLGFALAGSRWQADGKAQLDRLALYEPGRREVLLGWQQLAVSGIKAQPDRVSLADVRLVSPQLRLILDEKRVPNFAHLMKPQPAAKTAAKAAPAAKSDSGDKLPLVEVRAIRVRNARMDFADLGLNPSFATRIHSLSGTVLGLSSRPGRRGTVTMDGRVDQFGDVRIRGALSPLAVTNDLDMALNFRNIPLGSLNPYSMTFAGWKITDGSLTTELRYLLKNRQLQGENRMVIDHIQLGEEVADYDGTRLPLRLAVALLEDSDGRIDLSLPVAGSLDAPDFSYGHLVWQAFRNIVVKIVTAPFRALFGGEGFDDIYADAGDDRIPPPEREKLLKLAELLAKRPKLALAIGGGYDVEQDSRELARYRVDSDILKRAAYQLQADEPLPLPDMGDPAIRKAVGDGYAVQFGRFAWLKRVAREADTAERAQSMRGELLAAQKIDDGALRALASARGNAARQLLLAAKPELAERISVLDADKVKADKDGVPLLLKLK
- a CDS encoding glutamine synthetase family protein, whose translation is MNDAQKIQQWLDENRITEVECLIPDMTGLARGKIVPRHKYNPAEGLRLPEAVLSMTVTGDFPEQDFTSVADPDMRLIPDASTVRPVPWAKEPTAQIIHDCVNFDGSDADLAPRNVLKRILKLYQQDGLSAIVAPEMEFYLVQVEPDEDIPLKPPVGRTKRTEAGMQSFSIDAVNEYDNIFDEIYDWCEAQGLALDTLIHEMGTAQMEINLDHGDPLQLADQVFLFKRTVREVAIRNNMYATFMAKPMQGQPGSAMHIHQSVVDADGNNIFSNADGSPSDAFLHFIGGLQTYLPAAMPFFAPYVNSYRRLSRFTSAPINLSWGFDNRTCGLRVPHSGPEARRVENRLAGVDVNPYLAIAASLACGYLGMQQRIQPSAPLTGSAYEQPHQLPRHLDDAIDMLLKCQPLAELFGDHFIQTYSAIKEAEYREYFDVISPWERRFLLLHV
- the earP gene encoding elongation factor P maturation arginine rhamnosyltransferase EarP produces the protein MAQRWDIFCTVIDNYGDIGVTWRLARQLAHEYGFAVRLWVDDLASFARIAPGLQPALAQQQLDGVSICHWPAQDFPATDAADVVIEAFGCPLPDSYLAAMVDRTRKPVWINLEYLSAEDWVAGCHGLASPHPQLPLTKHFFFPGFGDDTGGLLCERALPAQRDAWQADAARQDAYWQSLGVPPRRAGELRVSLFCYESAAAQQWLASCAAGSQPLRLLVPQGKVLPDVAAAFGLAQLPQAGDVLQRGALTLHVLPLTDQHGYDRLLWSCDINIVRGEDSFVRAQWAARPFLWHIYRQDEDAHLVKLEAFLQRYTAALSPAARQQIHALWQGWNREQDIGQVWQTLPAVLAEWQRYARSWPQMQLRHGDLATRLVQFTEKQLQ
- the efp gene encoding elongation factor P, coding for MKTAQELRAGNVFMVGGEPMVVQKAEFSKSGRNASVVKMKMKNLLTGAGSEAVYRADDKFDVVVLDRKDCQYSYFADPMYVFMDAEFNQYEVEADNLGDTLNYIVDGMEDECQVTFYDGKAISVELPTTVVREVEYTEPAVRGDTSGKVLKPARLVGTTFEVQVPAFVNTGEKIEIDTRTNEFKKRA